The following coding sequences lie in one Candidatus Melainabacteria bacterium genomic window:
- the argH gene encoding argininosuccinate lyase, translating to MKVLRKAFKQQLSDVVTEFVASAKADQAIVEADINGSLAHVEMLKKSGLVTPAQADNLKKGLTTLKERYEKGEFILESQYEDVHMNVESKLAELIGADAKLLHTARSRNDQVALDMRLFILDKTAEIEELIADLQTALIDTAEANIDVVMPGYTHLQRAQPLLFAHVMHSYVEMFGRDKSRFSDSTKRTGVSPLGAGALVGSGLPIMPEVTAAALELQNVFGNSVDAVSDRDFIAEFLFDASLTSVHLSQLAETLVIWCTKEFGFIQFPDDLTTTSSLMPQKKNPDPMELVRGKTGAIVGELVNVLITLKGLPVGYNRDLQETKPGAIRVADELSACLKVMTLAIKGMLVVGEKTHQAASDPELFATDLVEYLVVKGVAFRAAHDAVASVVQYARDNKNDLKSLPIADYKKHAPEFDESVYTVFNSINSANSKTSKGGTGSERVRAALRAARC from the coding sequence ATGAAAGTTTTAAGAAAAGCCTTCAAACAACAACTTAGTGATGTAGTCACCGAGTTCGTTGCATCCGCTAAAGCGGATCAGGCGATTGTTGAAGCTGACATAAACGGCAGCCTCGCGCATGTCGAGATGCTGAAGAAGTCTGGGCTGGTCACTCCAGCCCAGGCCGACAATCTTAAAAAAGGGCTGACTACCCTTAAAGAACGGTATGAGAAGGGCGAGTTTATCCTCGAATCTCAATACGAAGACGTTCATATGAACGTTGAATCGAAACTGGCAGAATTGATTGGCGCCGATGCAAAACTCTTGCATACGGCGCGCAGTCGCAACGACCAGGTTGCACTGGACATGCGCCTCTTCATACTGGACAAGACCGCAGAAATCGAGGAATTGATTGCCGACTTGCAAACCGCGTTGATCGATACAGCTGAAGCTAATATCGATGTGGTTATGCCTGGATACACACATTTGCAGCGGGCTCAACCACTCCTATTTGCTCATGTGATGCATTCTTACGTTGAGATGTTTGGGCGGGATAAGAGTCGGTTTTCTGATTCCACGAAGCGCACCGGTGTGTCGCCGCTTGGTGCCGGCGCGCTGGTTGGTTCGGGGCTTCCCATCATGCCTGAAGTGACTGCGGCAGCGCTGGAACTGCAAAATGTATTTGGCAATTCGGTCGATGCTGTGAGCGACCGAGACTTCATTGCCGAATTCTTGTTTGATGCATCCCTTACTTCAGTGCATCTGTCACAACTGGCAGAAACACTCGTTATCTGGTGCACGAAAGAATTTGGCTTTATTCAATTTCCAGACGATTTAACGACTACCTCCAGTTTGATGCCGCAGAAGAAAAATCCGGATCCAATGGAGCTGGTGCGAGGAAAGACCGGCGCGATTGTTGGGGAACTCGTCAACGTTTTGATCACGCTGAAGGGGCTTCCTGTTGGATACAACCGAGATCTGCAAGAAACTAAGCCGGGTGCGATTCGTGTCGCAGATGAACTGTCTGCTTGTTTGAAAGTAATGACGCTTGCGATTAAGGGCATGCTTGTAGTAGGTGAAAAAACTCACCAGGCTGCTTCTGATCCAGAGTTGTTTGCTACGGACCTCGTGGAGTATCTGGTCGTGAAGGGCGTTGCGTTCAGGGCTGCGCACGATGCGGTTGCTTCGGTGGTGCAGTATGCCAGAGACAACAAGAATGATTTGAAATCTCTACCGATAGCTGACTACAAAAAACATGCCCCAGAATTTGATGAGAGCGTCTACACTGTGTTTAACAGCATCAACTCTGCCAATAGCAAAACTTCAAAAGGTGGAACTGGAAGTGAGCGCGTGCGTGCAGCCTTGAGAGCCGCACGATGCTGA
- a CDS encoding argininosuccinate synthase, translated as MKKILLAYSGGLDTSCILTWLKEKYNVPIVAYCANVGQTDDLSGVEEKALKTGADKCIVEDLRADFVENYVFNSIKANGVYESTYLMGTSLARPCIAEGMVTAALKEGCDAIAHGATGKGNDQVRFELAIKALAPHIEVIAPWRTWTFNGRNDLIDYAKKHGIPVPVSKEKPYSMDSNMMHISYEGGILEDPAAAPPDDLCQWTTNPEQAPDKPEYVTIEFSNGVPVAVNGKQLKPVELLEAVNELGAKHGVGRVDLVENRYIGIKSRGVYETPGATILMQAHQAIESLTLDREVSHMKESLGVKFAELTYNGYWFAPEHVLLRKFIDETQATVSGWAKLKLYKGHSGVVARGSDSSLYDHKMSSFEEMGIFNQADSGGFININGLRLTAWSKRNESFKKSLQTTT; from the coding sequence ATGAAGAAAATTCTGCTGGCTTACAGCGGCGGACTCGATACATCGTGCATCTTGACCTGGCTCAAAGAGAAGTATAACGTGCCGATTGTTGCTTATTGCGCTAACGTCGGACAGACCGATGACCTGAGCGGCGTCGAAGAAAAAGCACTGAAAACCGGCGCCGACAAATGTATTGTTGAAGACCTGCGCGCTGATTTCGTCGAGAATTATGTGTTCAATTCCATCAAAGCGAATGGCGTTTATGAAAGCACCTATTTGATGGGAACCAGCCTTGCTCGACCATGCATTGCTGAGGGGATGGTCACCGCTGCGTTGAAAGAAGGTTGTGATGCCATCGCCCATGGTGCAACAGGAAAAGGCAACGACCAGGTGCGTTTCGAGCTGGCTATCAAAGCCCTGGCGCCACACATCGAAGTTATAGCTCCATGGAGAACATGGACATTCAACGGTCGAAACGATTTGATCGATTATGCTAAAAAGCACGGCATTCCTGTTCCTGTTTCAAAAGAAAAGCCATATTCGATGGACTCGAATATGATGCACATCAGCTATGAAGGCGGCATTCTCGAAGACCCTGCTGCTGCGCCGCCAGATGATCTGTGCCAGTGGACAACTAACCCTGAGCAGGCTCCGGACAAACCAGAGTATGTGACGATCGAATTCAGCAACGGTGTGCCCGTCGCAGTCAATGGCAAGCAGCTGAAGCCTGTTGAATTGCTTGAAGCCGTGAACGAACTCGGTGCTAAACATGGTGTCGGACGTGTGGATCTGGTTGAAAACCGCTACATCGGCATCAAGTCACGCGGCGTTTACGAAACCCCAGGTGCGACCATCCTCATGCAGGCACACCAGGCGATAGAATCTTTGACGCTTGACCGTGAAGTATCACATATGAAAGAGAGCCTGGGCGTCAAATTCGCTGAGCTGACTTATAACGGTTATTGGTTTGCACCTGAGCATGTGCTCTTGCGTAAGTTCATCGATGAAACCCAGGCAACAGTCTCTGGCTGGGCGAAATTGAAATTGTACAAAGGACATTCAGGTGTGGTAGCACGCGGCTCCGATTCCTCGCTGTATGACCATAAAATGTCCAGCTTCGAGGAGATGGGAATCTTCAACCAGGCTGATTCTGGCGGATTCATCAACATCAACGGTCTCAGGTTAACGGCATGGAGCAAGCGCAATGAAAGTTTTAAGAAAAGCCTTCAAACAACAACTTAG
- a CDS encoding arginine repressor — protein MHMQVQSRVERQRKILTVIEKSAIDTQAALQSALLKMGIPVNQATLSRDIRELGLVKVEDEGAYRYVSRQTLPTTTKPSPKPAALETISKFIQDITYSGNMIVVRTDSGAASYVAEAIDNLRLPQLLGSVAGDNTVFFVVSAESKTANVVKTLRSMTQ, from the coding sequence ATGCACATGCAAGTACAGTCACGAGTTGAACGCCAGCGCAAAATCCTTACGGTGATTGAGAAATCAGCCATCGATACCCAGGCTGCCTTGCAATCTGCACTGTTAAAAATGGGAATTCCAGTCAATCAGGCGACATTGTCGAGAGACATCCGTGAGCTTGGATTGGTCAAAGTCGAAGACGAAGGAGCATATCGATATGTTAGTCGCCAGACCCTACCGACGACGACGAAGCCGTCACCGAAGCCTGCAGCGCTAGAGACAATCAGCAAGTTTATTCAAGACATTACTTATTCGGGCAACATGATTGTCGTCAGAACTGACAGTGGAGCAGCATCATACGTCGCGGAAGCGATAGACAACTTGCGCCTGCCCCAGTTGCTGGGCAGTGTTGCAGGCGATAACACAGTATTTTTTGTAGTCAGTGCTGAATCGAAAACTGCCAATGTCGTAAAGACTTTGCGCAGTATGACTCAGTAA
- the lepB gene encoding signal peptidase I — MPESEMGPASANSNASEQNGDAGLKKRTVESIKYVLVVLGIMTLLKGTIAEARFIPSGSMEPNLNIQDRVLVEKLDGVLGRDVQRGDILVFYPPPIETGVPDNGLLGRYIPFVPENPPAFIKRVIGLPGDVIKIEHGVGVLVNDQLLKIDGATTPEYDLSNLGDIQGYNMRGKWIRPYGASTKEIVVPPNSFFMMGDNRNASADSHVWGFVSKDRVVGRACLVFWKQEWLRSLLNHQG; from the coding sequence ATGCCAGAGTCAGAAATGGGACCAGCCAGTGCAAATTCAAACGCCAGTGAGCAAAATGGCGACGCCGGGTTGAAGAAACGCACTGTCGAATCAATCAAGTATGTCCTGGTAGTGCTCGGCATTATGACTCTTCTGAAAGGAACGATAGCCGAAGCCCGGTTTATTCCATCCGGCTCAATGGAACCGAATCTCAACATTCAAGACCGGGTGCTTGTGGAAAAACTTGACGGCGTGCTTGGGCGCGACGTCCAACGCGGCGACATTCTAGTTTTCTATCCACCGCCCATCGAAACGGGTGTTCCAGACAATGGACTGCTCGGCAGATATATCCCCTTTGTACCGGAGAACCCGCCTGCCTTTATAAAGAGAGTAATTGGGCTACCGGGAGACGTGATCAAAATCGAGCACGGCGTTGGAGTCCTGGTGAACGACCAGTTGCTCAAAATCGATGGCGCTACGACTCCGGAGTACGACCTATCGAATCTGGGCGACATTCAGGGATACAACATGCGTGGTAAATGGATCCGCCCATACGGTGCCAGCACGAAAGAAATAGTAGTACCACCCAATTCATTCTTTATGATGGGCGACAATCGCAATGCCAGCGCTGACAGCCACGTCTGGGGTTTTGTCTCCAAGGACCGCGTGGTCGGTCGCGCCTGTCTCGTCTTCTGGAAACAAGAGTGGCTGAGATCATTACTGAACCATCAAGGCTGA
- a CDS encoding nucleotidyltransferase domain-containing protein — MTERPNPHLILPAGTQIVTLVSISERKPYPERSAGVVGKIIKSPTDNEHAYQIQLPDGQQVSLKRHEMAIRKQVQGAAFDLPADAIADRNLYEFVIYKCIVGSNAFGLSGESSDVDLRGIYLPPADMQWSLYGLPEQIEKTESDEVYWELQKFLTLSLKANPNVLECLYTPLIEKTTPLADELLAGRSKFLSKLVYQTYNGYVMSQFKKLEQDIRTTGELKWKHVMHLLRLLISGITILEEHMVPVDVGNYRERLLAVRQKRMSWEDANKWRLELHKRFDKAFEETSLPDRPDYEWANSFLIKARRQMI, encoded by the coding sequence ATGACAGAGCGACCGAACCCTCATTTGATTTTGCCGGCAGGCACTCAAATTGTCACGCTAGTTAGCATTAGCGAGCGCAAACCATACCCTGAACGAAGCGCTGGTGTAGTCGGAAAAATCATCAAGTCGCCAACCGACAACGAACACGCTTATCAGATTCAACTACCAGACGGTCAACAAGTCAGTTTAAAACGCCATGAAATGGCGATTCGAAAACAGGTACAGGGAGCGGCTTTCGACCTGCCTGCAGACGCAATTGCTGATCGAAATCTGTACGAATTTGTCATCTACAAATGCATAGTGGGTTCAAATGCCTTTGGTCTCTCCGGAGAAAGTTCGGATGTTGACCTGCGCGGCATTTATCTTCCGCCTGCCGATATGCAGTGGTCGCTTTACGGTTTACCGGAACAAATTGAAAAGACAGAATCCGACGAAGTGTACTGGGAGTTGCAAAAATTTCTGACTTTGTCGCTTAAGGCAAATCCAAATGTTCTCGAATGTTTGTACACGCCGTTGATCGAGAAGACCACGCCGCTTGCAGATGAGCTGCTTGCTGGTCGCTCAAAATTCCTCTCAAAACTTGTCTACCAGACCTACAACGGCTATGTAATGTCGCAATTCAAGAAGCTGGAACAAGATATCCGCACAACCGGCGAATTGAAATGGAAGCATGTGATGCACTTGCTGAGACTTTTGATTTCCGGCATCACCATTTTGGAAGAGCACATGGTGCCGGTTGACGTTGGCAACTACAGAGAACGATTGCTTGCTGTCAGGCAGAAACGGATGTCATGGGAAGACGCAAATAAGTGGCGCCTGGAACTGCACAAAAGGTTCGACAAAGCGTTCGAAGAGACGAGTCTGCCGGACCGTCCCGACTACGAATGGGCCAACAGCTTCTTAATTAAGGCGCGACGCCAGATGATATGA
- a CDS encoding tetratricopeptide repeat protein: MKTQAEPPLVPEETVCVPWEVLTASAEQALTNKNYSEAETMALSALEEAESFDQNDGRLAMTLESLAEIYYLQQKYALAAPICRRLISLYSRTLGEDHLDTGIISHNLAMIYHSAGKLLQAEPLYKQALAIKTKAMGAKHPQVLTLLGHYTTLLYQTNRGPEAEALRASAIAISSGRFSRSGRWEAI; this comes from the coding sequence ATGAAGACTCAAGCCGAACCACCGCTAGTACCCGAAGAGACAGTTTGCGTTCCCTGGGAGGTCCTGACTGCCTCGGCCGAGCAGGCCCTGACAAACAAGAACTACTCAGAAGCCGAGACAATGGCACTGTCAGCCCTCGAAGAAGCCGAATCGTTTGACCAGAACGATGGCAGGCTGGCCATGACGCTCGAAAGTCTGGCTGAAATCTACTATTTGCAGCAAAAGTACGCTCTAGCAGCGCCAATCTGCCGCCGGTTGATTTCGCTCTATTCCAGGACTCTGGGCGAAGACCATCTTGATACGGGCATCATCTCTCACAACCTGGCCATGATTTATCACTCCGCCGGCAAGCTGCTTCAGGCAGAACCGCTGTATAAGCAAGCGCTCGCCATCAAGACCAAAGCCATGGGTGCCAAACACCCTCAGGTTCTGACCTTGCTGGGACACTACACGACTTTGCTTTATCAAACAAACCGTGGACCAGAGGCCGAAGCCTTGCGCGCCTCAGCAATTGCCATATCGTCGGGTCGTTTCTCACGCTCCGGTCGCTGGGAAGCAATTTAA
- a CDS encoding response regulator, whose product MSNVGVIRILIVEDHQIVRLGLRLFLEKVPNFAIVGEVEDGTAAITKSLELKPDVILMDIGLPGTNGIEAGFQIKSHLPLTRLIMLTSHDGDDDILASMGFGADGYCLKDVPTAQLADAIRTVHDGGTWLDRRIAERLLKTQQVNAVKKPQEPPRLTAENLDLLCYMEQGLTNEEIAVEMGWHIDVLRMKMREVLEILFLADAPVQSGMKLRQQYAAKLGDVIFDGDQPAVLSIGDTFADKYLIKAQIGRGGMGRIYKALHLHTDRVVAIKVLLPQLASDRRVVRLFQEEAKAASALVHQNTVQILDFGVTREGQSFLVMDYIEGVSFESILRRDRHLSIDRFYSIFEQVCDALIAAHAKDIIHCDIKPSNIVLLPNSIGFDTVKLIDFGLAKILPPPQSSIQAQLTDSFEVSGSPAYMSPEQCRGGKLDARSDLYSLGCVMYEALTGQQAAGGSCAMECIARHLQEMPPRFEQACPDRRVPKALEHIVFALLQKMPEARFQTARQVKNALAVSYREQATALQREKKVC is encoded by the coding sequence ATGAGCAATGTAGGCGTGATCAGAATTTTGATCGTAGAAGATCATCAAATTGTTCGACTGGGACTGCGACTCTTCCTTGAGAAAGTGCCGAACTTTGCCATCGTCGGTGAAGTCGAAGACGGCACGGCGGCGATCACAAAGTCCCTTGAATTGAAACCAGATGTCATTCTCATGGATATTGGTTTGCCTGGTACAAACGGCATCGAAGCTGGTTTTCAGATCAAATCACATCTGCCTTTGACTCGGTTGATTATGCTCACTTCTCATGATGGTGATGACGACATTCTTGCATCAATGGGATTTGGAGCTGATGGTTATTGCCTCAAGGACGTTCCGACCGCTCAACTGGCTGACGCGATACGAACCGTGCACGATGGTGGCACCTGGCTTGATCGCCGCATCGCAGAGCGTCTTTTGAAGACGCAGCAAGTCAATGCTGTAAAAAAACCTCAGGAGCCGCCCAGATTGACGGCAGAAAATCTCGATCTGCTTTGCTACATGGAGCAGGGCTTGACGAACGAAGAAATAGCCGTCGAAATGGGTTGGCATATCGATGTCTTAAGAATGAAGATGCGTGAAGTGCTCGAGATTTTGTTTCTTGCGGATGCTCCGGTTCAAAGCGGAATGAAGTTACGCCAGCAGTACGCCGCTAAGCTTGGTGACGTAATCTTCGATGGCGATCAGCCTGCTGTTCTTTCGATCGGTGATACTTTCGCCGATAAGTATTTGATTAAAGCCCAGATTGGGCGGGGTGGCATGGGACGCATCTATAAAGCTTTGCATCTGCACACAGACAGAGTAGTGGCAATCAAAGTTTTGCTGCCTCAGCTTGCCTCGGATCGCCGCGTTGTTCGCCTGTTTCAGGAAGAAGCAAAAGCAGCGTCAGCTCTGGTTCACCAGAACACTGTGCAGATTCTCGACTTCGGTGTCACAAGAGAGGGGCAGTCTTTTCTTGTAATGGATTACATTGAAGGGGTTTCCTTCGAAAGTATTTTGCGGCGAGATCGACATCTGAGCATAGATCGCTTTTACAGCATTTTCGAGCAGGTTTGCGACGCACTCATCGCTGCTCACGCCAAAGACATCATTCACTGCGATATCAAACCGAGTAACATTGTGCTTCTCCCCAACAGTATCGGTTTTGATACAGTCAAATTGATCGACTTTGGTCTGGCTAAGATTCTGCCCCCGCCGCAATCCAGCATTCAGGCTCAACTGACTGACAGTTTCGAAGTATCCGGCAGTCCCGCCTATATGAGTCCCGAACAATGTCGCGGCGGCAAGCTGGATGCACGCAGCGATCTTTATTCGCTTGGGTGCGTCATGTATGAGGCTTTGACAGGGCAGCAAGCCGCAGGAGGCTCTTGCGCCATGGAGTGTATCGCCAGGCATCTTCAGGAAATGCCGCCGCGATTTGAACAAGCTTGCCCGGACCGCCGAGTGCCAAAAGCTTTAGAGCACATTGTCTTTGCACTTTTGCAGAAGATGCCTGAGGCTCGCTTCCAAACCGCCAGGCAGGTAAAAAATGCTCTCGCCGTAAGCTACCGAGAGCAAGCCACTGCTCTGCAACGCGAGAAGAAGGTTTGCTGA
- a CDS encoding hybrid sensor histidine kinase/response regulator — protein MTNPNASVQVLLIENDRADANHLLNLLAEDQSAFSKIGIVWVTNLDAALRELADHSFDAVLFNLELPDSNGIETLRRIRECRQTIPVVVLTASIDNKVAIETMQNGAQDILVKGRATSESLVRVIQYAIERCRADRAVMQLRLMEEREHFIAMLAHKLSIPIVGAQRILSILIETETVPDDVRNLLKQICLSNQTLLRTINNVLDLYRFKNGFDTFVQTDVNVGRLVSDSLHEIVAEAAAKKIRFVKSFSTEDVLYADPLAMRKVMLNLLSNAVKFTPSGGCVTIKFENLSNQSVLSVTDTGIGVEPELLDSIFLQCAEKPRRYQPDGFGIGLDLCRRFVEEQNGNIACLSKVNEGTTIRITLPREPGDPKSTAQSLKQSRNRNLPERSNR, from the coding sequence ATGACGAATCCTAATGCGTCAGTTCAAGTGCTGCTGATTGAAAACGATCGAGCTGATGCTAATCATCTGCTTAATCTGCTCGCAGAAGACCAATCTGCTTTCAGTAAAATCGGTATCGTGTGGGTCACTAATCTCGACGCCGCATTGCGTGAGCTGGCTGATCATAGCTTTGATGCCGTCCTTTTTAATCTCGAACTTCCCGACAGCAACGGTATAGAGACGCTGCGCAGAATTCGAGAATGTCGGCAAACCATTCCTGTCGTGGTTCTTACCGCTTCAATAGACAATAAAGTGGCGATTGAGACCATGCAAAACGGCGCCCAAGATATTCTCGTCAAGGGCCGTGCCACCTCCGAATCACTGGTGCGTGTGATCCAGTACGCGATTGAAAGATGCAGAGCCGATCGCGCTGTTATGCAACTGCGTTTGATGGAAGAGCGAGAGCACTTTATCGCTATGCTGGCTCATAAGCTGAGCATTCCAATCGTCGGTGCTCAACGCATTTTATCTATTCTGATTGAAACTGAAACCGTTCCCGATGACGTGCGCAATTTGCTCAAGCAGATTTGTCTGAGTAATCAGACTCTCTTGCGCACGATTAATAACGTGCTCGATCTTTATCGATTTAAAAATGGTTTTGATACTTTTGTGCAAACCGATGTGAACGTTGGAAGATTGGTCTCCGACTCTCTGCATGAAATTGTGGCGGAGGCGGCGGCTAAGAAAATTCGATTTGTAAAATCATTTTCGACAGAAGATGTGCTCTACGCTGACCCGCTTGCAATGCGGAAAGTGATGCTGAATCTCTTGAGCAATGCAGTTAAGTTTACTCCCTCTGGGGGATGCGTGACGATAAAATTCGAAAACTTGTCTAACCAGTCTGTTCTTTCGGTAACTGATACCGGCATTGGTGTAGAACCTGAACTGCTCGATTCCATTTTTTTGCAATGTGCCGAGAAGCCCCGGCGCTATCAACCTGATGGTTTTGGTATCGGATTAGATCTCTGTAGGCGTTTTGTAGAAGAGCAGAACGGAAACATAGCTTGTCTCAGTAAAGTGAACGAAGGTACGACCATCAGGATCACTTTGCCACGGGAGCCGGGTGACCCAAAGAGCACTGCGCAGAGCTTGAAACAGTCTCGCAACAGAAACCTTCCTGAAAGATCAAATCGTTGA
- a CDS encoding aldo/keto reductase, with product MQYRKLGSSNINASVITYGAWAIGGTMWGGTDENASIASIHAAFDAGVTTIDTAPIYGYGYSEELVAKAIGNRRDKVQILTKFGLRWDCEDGNHFFDLDEQGKKVKIYKNARKQSILKECEDSLKRLKTDYIDLYQCHWRDTSTPLEETMDACAQLLKEGKVRAIGVSNFTAEDIEICNRIVPIASNQPPYSMVLRDIEKDVLPYCREHNIATIVYSPLQRGLLTGKFKPDHKFAAGDHRASTAQFQPQFIERVNKFLVELKPIAARHNTSTGNVVLNWTIQQPGITIALVGARDAAQAIENAKAAEFSLTAEELGTIDKLLEQFTKVQA from the coding sequence ATGCAATACAGGAAGCTCGGATCATCCAATATCAACGCATCAGTCATCACATATGGTGCGTGGGCAATCGGCGGAACGATGTGGGGCGGCACCGACGAAAATGCGTCCATCGCTTCGATTCATGCAGCTTTCGACGCCGGCGTAACAACGATAGACACTGCTCCCATCTACGGTTACGGCTACAGCGAGGAACTGGTAGCAAAGGCTATCGGCAACCGTCGCGACAAAGTGCAGATTTTGACCAAGTTCGGCTTGCGCTGGGATTGCGAAGACGGAAACCACTTTTTCGATTTAGACGAGCAGGGCAAGAAAGTAAAAATCTACAAAAACGCCAGAAAACAGAGCATTTTGAAAGAGTGCGAAGATAGCTTGAAGCGGTTAAAAACCGACTACATCGACTTATATCAGTGTCATTGGCGAGACACCAGCACTCCGCTGGAAGAGACGATGGATGCTTGCGCTCAGTTGCTGAAAGAAGGCAAGGTACGCGCCATCGGGGTGAGCAATTTTACAGCCGAGGACATAGAGATCTGCAATCGCATCGTGCCAATTGCCTCCAATCAACCGCCTTACAGTATGGTTTTGCGCGACATAGAAAAGGACGTCTTGCCTTATTGTCGCGAGCACAACATAGCGACAATAGTCTACAGCCCGCTGCAACGGGGCTTGCTGACAGGCAAATTCAAACCGGATCACAAATTTGCAGCAGGTGACCATCGCGCCTCCACAGCACAATTCCAACCTCAATTCATCGAACGAGTAAACAAATTTCTAGTTGAACTCAAGCCAATTGCAGCGAGGCACAACACCAGCACAGGCAACGTCGTCTTGAATTGGACGATTCAACAACCAGGAATAACCATCGCTCTCGTGGGAGCACGTGACGCGGCCCAGGCAATCGAAAACGCAAAAGCAGCTGAATTTTCCCTGACGGCTGAGGAACTCGGAACCATTGACAAACTACTGGAGCAATTCACAAAAGTGCAGGCTTGA
- a CDS encoding serine/threonine protein kinase translates to MGGELGLAQASLIGCTIADRYIIEDEIGAGALGKVYRARHKALERLVAVKVLFEDLKGNENSFLRFQREAQAASSLNHPNIVTIFDFGLQDNTYPFLVMDYLQGDNLKDVIAKRGRLPLYRAFPILIQTAEALAHAHSRGILHRDIKPDNIILLRNDLVKIVDFGIAKRINERRNDKLTMDGQVVGTPAFMSPEQVLNANLDARSDIYSFGVLTFNLVTGVLPIIGRTPVETMSGHVSNEPLTLTAACPGVSFPQSLQDLIRKMMKKYPDERYRSMDDVKAELEWLAKAYK, encoded by the coding sequence TTGGGGGGCGAATTGGGTTTGGCACAGGCGTCGTTAATCGGATGCACCATTGCAGACCGCTACATAATCGAAGACGAGATTGGAGCGGGCGCGCTTGGCAAGGTCTATCGAGCCAGACACAAGGCGCTCGAACGTCTTGTGGCGGTCAAAGTCTTATTTGAAGACCTCAAGGGCAATGAAAACAGCTTCCTGCGATTTCAGCGCGAAGCCCAAGCAGCGAGTTCTCTCAACCATCCAAATATAGTCACGATTTTCGATTTCGGGTTACAAGACAACACCTATCCCTTCCTTGTGATGGACTATTTGCAAGGAGACAACCTCAAAGACGTGATTGCAAAGCGTGGAAGGTTGCCGCTGTATCGAGCCTTTCCCATTCTTATTCAAACAGCCGAAGCACTTGCTCATGCGCACAGCCGCGGCATCTTGCATCGGGATATAAAACCGGACAACATCATTTTGCTGCGCAACGACCTGGTCAAAATAGTCGATTTTGGTATAGCCAAGCGCATCAATGAGCGCCGCAACGACAAACTGACGATGGACGGACAGGTGGTCGGAACGCCGGCTTTCATGAGCCCTGAACAGGTCCTCAACGCCAATCTCGATGCTCGGTCCGACATATATTCATTCGGCGTACTGACATTCAATCTGGTCACAGGAGTCTTGCCCATCATCGGCAGAACACCAGTCGAGACAATGAGTGGACACGTCAGCAACGAACCTCTGACGCTCACGGCAGCTTGCCCCGGCGTTTCCTTCCCTCAAAGTTTGCAAGATTTGATCAGAAAAATGATGAAGAAGTATCCCGACGAGCGATACAGATCGATGGACGATGTAAAAGCTGAACTGGAATGGCTTGCTAAAGCTTATAAGTAG